The following are encoded together in the Actinoplanes sp. N902-109 genome:
- a CDS encoding YbaB/EbfC family nucleoid-associated protein encodes MAETADRDANHALRARFDDIYGQYQRLRSGMDDMQRTLGSLQATVQSDDGFVRATVGPRGQLIGLHLDPAVYRELEPDELADLIVAVTAAAVAKASAEIERLMSGLLPAGSGAMSFLKDGDFGALLSRQDEIMRTTSSEGAPGVEGRAHG; translated from the coding sequence GTGGCAGAGACAGCTGATCGGGACGCCAACCACGCGCTGCGGGCGCGGTTCGACGACATCTACGGGCAGTACCAGCGGCTGCGGTCGGGCATGGACGACATGCAGCGCACGCTCGGCAGCCTGCAGGCCACAGTGCAGTCCGACGACGGGTTCGTCCGGGCCACGGTCGGACCCCGGGGCCAGCTCATCGGCTTGCATCTGGACCCGGCCGTATACCGGGAGCTGGAACCCGACGAGCTCGCCGATCTGATCGTGGCCGTCACCGCAGCCGCCGTCGCCAAGGCGTCCGCCGAGATCGAACGCCTGATGTCCGGCCTGCTGCCGGCCGGCTCCGGAGCGATGAGCTTTCTCAAGGACGGCGACTTCGGCGCCCTGCTCAGCCGCCAGGACGAGATCATGCGCACCACCTCCTCGGAAGGCGCCCCCGGTGTCGAGGGGCGCGCTCATGGATGA
- a CDS encoding SUKH-3 domain-containing protein, with the protein MITRAEAEEIAAGWARRESERRGYECTPMISEFDLGYVVWTREPAAVVPVPGDGGRTVIDRETGALSTYPGVPLDVVAELYRERQPGVAAQRRTVDPEVELRRNAHRRPAPTTAAHITVDGRLTIARGAKGDQVINHHPLVAQQLRDLDPGSTVRGTERHAELIAVSDVLHEADRLRETPLTLDEARGWLRTAHFEAFHVREKGDPLAGADARPCESCIAILVDLALLPWSHLAFIEPFRPYSTNIAQPGRFPDAVAGALADAGWRPMPRTVAEVLADGMINDVVTVPGRRYRHQMFPAARAAIMDFPGVFCGLRAPGVHRQIRWLNLEPSIAAHTADALGEFGEVIGARLFPLGVEAKGDAIVAIDEHGRIFALDQGGEWYLGQDLDEGLISLLTGEGPAARVRDDGTW; encoded by the coding sequence ATGATCACGCGGGCCGAGGCCGAGGAGATCGCTGCCGGGTGGGCGCGGCGGGAGTCCGAGCGGCGGGGGTACGAGTGCACGCCGATGATCAGCGAGTTCGACCTCGGCTATGTGGTGTGGACGAGAGAACCCGCCGCGGTGGTCCCCGTTCCCGGCGACGGAGGCCGGACGGTGATCGACCGCGAGACCGGTGCGCTGTCCACCTATCCCGGTGTGCCGCTCGACGTCGTCGCCGAGCTCTACCGTGAGCGGCAACCCGGAGTCGCAGCTCAGCGCCGCACCGTCGATCCCGAAGTGGAATTGCGGCGCAACGCCCACCGCCGGCCGGCGCCCACCACGGCGGCGCACATCACGGTGGACGGACGGCTCACCATCGCCCGCGGCGCAAAGGGCGACCAGGTGATCAACCACCACCCGCTGGTCGCGCAGCAACTGCGGGATCTCGACCCCGGATCGACGGTACGCGGCACCGAGCGGCATGCCGAGCTCATCGCCGTGTCCGACGTGCTGCACGAGGCCGACCGGCTCCGCGAGACGCCGCTGACCCTCGACGAGGCACGTGGCTGGTTGCGCACTGCTCACTTCGAGGCTTTTCACGTACGGGAGAAAGGGGACCCGCTCGCCGGAGCCGATGCCCGTCCTTGCGAATCCTGCATAGCGATCCTCGTCGACCTTGCCCTGCTGCCGTGGTCACACCTGGCCTTCATCGAGCCCTTCCGGCCGTACTCGACCAACATCGCCCAGCCGGGTCGCTTCCCGGACGCCGTCGCCGGTGCCCTGGCCGACGCGGGCTGGCGGCCCATGCCCCGCACGGTCGCCGAGGTGCTGGCCGACGGCATGATCAACGACGTGGTGACCGTGCCCGGGCGGCGCTACCGGCATCAGATGTTCCCGGCCGCACGTGCCGCGATCATGGACTTCCCAGGCGTTTTCTGCGGGCTACGGGCGCCCGGGGTGCACCGGCAGATCCGGTGGCTCAACCTCGAACCGTCGATCGCCGCACACACGGCCGACGCGCTGGGTGAGTTCGGGGAGGTGATCGGCGCGCGGCTGTTCCCGCTCGGCGTGGAGGCCAAGGGTGATGCGATCGTGGCCATCGACGAGCACGGCCGGATCTTTGCGCTTGACCAGGGCGGCGAATGGTACCTCGGGCAGGACCTCGATGAGGGGTTGATCAGCCTGCTCACCGGAGAAGGGCCGGCCGCCCGCGTCCGCGACGACGGCACCTGGTGA
- a CDS encoding maleylpyruvate isomerase N-terminal domain-containing protein: MPAGSPGAPALEVAYTGVTAVVAALDDFQLLLPSGCRGWTIADLLLHMTLDAQRALIAFHTPADGPPDVDSISYWQSPAPANAPPARNRPATAPPAQNRPATAPATPDRPATAPAAPDRPATAPPARDQPANAPAAPDRPAAAPAAPDRPASNPAPDRPGNRPARDRPATNPAATNPAATNPAANGPDDSGRADGDRAADDRAADVAHAQWVRRTAAAFQTPTGVVRLWTELAPAACHAARTADQAGHIGTQGHVLTVPDFIATLVTEAVIHHLDLIVPLPNATPPADPATAIAIATMEGLGGPFPAEWSPAEALRKASGRLDLTDTDRNLLGPRASAFPLIG, from the coding sequence ATGCCGGCCGGTTCCCCGGGTGCCCCCGCACTCGAGGTCGCCTACACCGGGGTAACCGCCGTCGTGGCCGCTCTCGACGATTTCCAGCTGCTGCTGCCCTCGGGTTGCCGCGGCTGGACAATCGCCGACCTGCTGCTGCACATGACCCTGGACGCCCAGCGTGCCCTGATCGCCTTCCACACCCCGGCCGACGGCCCCCCGGACGTCGACTCCATCTCCTACTGGCAAAGCCCCGCACCCGCCAACGCCCCGCCAGCCCGAAATCGGCCCGCCACCGCCCCGCCGGCCCAAAATCGGCCCGCCACCGCCCCAGCAACCCCCGATCGGCCCGCCACCGCCCCAGCAGCCCCCGATCGGCCCGCCACCGCCCCGCCGGCCCGCGATCAGCCTGCCAACGCCCCAGCAGCCCCCGATCGGCCCGCCGCCGCCCCAGCAGCCCCCGATCGGCCCGCCAGTAACCCGGCCCCCGATCGGCCCGGCAACCGCCCGGCCCGAGATCGGCCAGCCACCAACCCGGCAGCCACCAACCCTGCAGCCACCAACCCGGCAGCCAACGGTCCGGACGACAGTGGCAGGGCGGACGGCGATCGCGCGGCTGACGACCGGGCGGCGGATGTTGCTCATGCTCAATGGGTCCGCCGCACAGCCGCAGCCTTCCAAACTCCCACCGGCGTCGTCCGCCTCTGGACCGAGCTGGCCCCAGCGGCCTGCCACGCCGCCCGAACCGCCGACCAGGCCGGCCACATCGGCACCCAGGGCCACGTACTCACCGTGCCCGACTTCATCGCCACCCTGGTCACCGAGGCTGTCATCCACCACCTCGACCTGATCGTCCCGCTGCCGAACGCCACCCCACCCGCCGACCCCGCCACAGCGATCGCGATCGCCACGATGGAAGGCCTCGGCGGCCCCTTCCCCGCGGAATGGTCCCCGGCCGAGGCGCTCCGCAAGGCATCGGGCCGACTCGACCTCACCGACACCGACCGCAACCTGCTGGGCCCCCGCGCATCAGCCTTCCCCCTGATCGGCTGA